A DNA window from Hydrogenophaga taeniospiralis contains the following coding sequences:
- the pilQ gene encoding type IV pilus secretin PilQ has translation MIKPKMATDQSALNLKMVRAMAFACLAFTSFLAQAQNAIQSLTASVQGGVEVLRIDTTEPLSGVPAGFVIQSPARIALDFPGVINAIGRSVIELNHGNVRSANVVQVGDRTRVVINLKNPSAYQAKIEGKSLVVLLERPESGTPAPTSAQAVFAESQNRDVVALKDIDFRRGVGNAGRIVVDLANNQVGVDIRQQGQNLVVEFLKTSLPEGLRRKLDVSDFGTPVQTVTSSQSGDRVRMVVTPRGNWEHSAYQSDNQFVLEVREQKVDPSKLTQGPGYNGEKLSLNFQNIEVRSLLQVIADFTNFNVVTSDSVTGAVTLRLKDVPWDQALDIILQAKGLGMRKSGNVLWIAPKDEIVAREKQELESKVSIESLETLRTQSFQMNYAKASDIAEQLAAASKGAAGEGSARMLSTRGSVIAEPRTNQLFVTDIPSKLEQVQQLIAKLDIPVRQVLIEARIVEADDRFGRSLGVRLGGSDLRGVRGGEPGYSVGGANRIAIGGSYNAVSSTTVESENVLDTLNTSFVNLPSTGAGGFQPAAFALSLFSSAANRFLNLEISALEADGRGKIVSSPRVVTADQVKALIEQGTEYPYQTATSSGATAIAFRKANLKLEVTPQITPEGSIILDVDINKDSRGETTTAGIAINTKHVQTQVLIENGGTVVIGGIFEQIEVDDVTKVPLLGDIPFMGHLFKNKSKTANKSELLIFITPRTITDRGVTR, from the coding sequence ATGATTAAACCTAAGATGGCGACTGACCAGAGTGCGTTGAATTTGAAAATGGTCAGGGCAATGGCTTTTGCCTGTTTGGCATTTACATCGTTCCTGGCGCAGGCCCAGAACGCAATCCAGTCCCTGACCGCCAGTGTCCAGGGTGGGGTGGAGGTTCTTCGCATCGATACAACCGAGCCGCTCTCCGGTGTTCCTGCAGGATTCGTCATACAATCGCCCGCGCGCATTGCGCTTGATTTTCCGGGGGTGATCAATGCGATAGGGCGTAGTGTAATTGAGCTTAATCATGGGAATGTTCGCTCAGCCAATGTGGTGCAGGTTGGAGATAGGACTCGAGTTGTTATTAACTTGAAGAATCCATCTGCTTACCAGGCAAAAATTGAAGGAAAATCATTGGTCGTTTTGCTGGAGAGGCCAGAATCTGGAACTCCTGCGCCAACAAGTGCACAGGCGGTCTTTGCGGAGAGTCAGAACCGAGATGTGGTAGCTCTGAAGGATATCGACTTCCGCCGTGGTGTCGGTAACGCCGGGCGAATTGTTGTGGATCTTGCAAACAATCAGGTCGGTGTGGATATTCGGCAGCAAGGGCAGAATCTGGTGGTCGAGTTTTTGAAGACCTCGTTGCCTGAAGGTTTGCGCCGCAAGCTGGATGTGAGCGACTTTGGCACGCCAGTGCAGACCGTGACCTCCAGTCAGAGTGGTGATCGTGTCCGTATGGTGGTCACACCTAGGGGCAACTGGGAGCATTCCGCCTATCAAAGTGATAACCAGTTTGTACTGGAGGTCCGAGAGCAGAAGGTTGATCCTTCCAAGCTCACTCAGGGCCCAGGATACAATGGCGAAAAGCTGTCTCTGAATTTCCAGAACATTGAAGTGCGGTCGCTGTTGCAGGTGATCGCGGACTTCACCAATTTCAACGTGGTGACCTCGGATTCCGTGACTGGCGCTGTCACGTTGCGCCTGAAGGATGTGCCTTGGGACCAGGCTTTGGACATCATTCTTCAAGCCAAAGGGCTTGGTATGCGCAAGTCTGGCAACGTGCTTTGGATTGCTCCGAAGGACGAAATTGTCGCTCGCGAAAAGCAGGAGCTTGAATCGAAGGTATCGATAGAGAGTCTGGAAACCTTGAGAACACAGAGTTTTCAGATGAATTATGCCAAGGCCAGCGATATTGCCGAACAGTTGGCCGCGGCAAGCAAGGGCGCCGCTGGAGAGGGCAGCGCAAGAATGCTGTCTACGCGGGGAAGTGTGATCGCCGAGCCCAGAACGAATCAGCTGTTTGTAACCGATATTCCTTCCAAGCTGGAGCAGGTGCAGCAACTTATCGCCAAACTTGACATACCTGTTCGACAAGTCCTTATCGAAGCGAGGATTGTCGAGGCGGATGATCGTTTTGGACGATCTTTGGGGGTGAGACTGGGCGGCAGTGATTTGCGTGGTGTTAGAGGTGGTGAGCCGGGATATAGCGTTGGTGGTGCGAATCGGATTGCGATTGGTGGCAGCTATAACGCGGTATCTAGCACAACAGTCGAGTCTGAGAATGTGCTCGATACACTCAACACCAGTTTCGTGAACCTGCCGTCCACTGGTGCTGGTGGTTTTCAGCCGGCCGCATTTGCGTTGTCTCTTTTCAGTTCTGCTGCCAATCGATTCTTGAATCTTGAAATATCGGCACTTGAGGCCGATGGACGAGGGAAAATTGTGTCGAGCCCGCGGGTGGTGACTGCTGATCAGGTCAAGGCCTTGATTGAACAGGGTACAGAATATCCATATCAGACGGCCACTTCGAGCGGTGCCACTGCAATCGCATTTCGAAAGGCCAATCTGAAGCTTGAGGTCACTCCTCAGATCACTCCTGAGGGGAGCATCATCTTGGATGTTGATATCAACAAGGACAGTCGTGGCGAAACCACGACCGCAGGTATTGCAATCAACACCAAGCACGTGCAAACGCAGGTATTGATTGAAAATGGTGGGACCGTGGTGATTGGTGGCATATTTGAGCAGATCGAAGTGGATGATGTGACCAAGGTGCCGTTGTTGGGGGATATTCCTTTCATGGGTCATTTGTTCAAGAATAAAAGCAAAACGGCGAATAAATCGGAGTTGTTGATCTTCATCACGCCGCGAACGATCACCGATCGTGGTGTGACTCGATGA
- a CDS encoding shikimate kinase, which translates to MQAHALISLVGLPGSGKSTIGRQLARRLALPFFDSDLVIEQRLGCSIREFFEREGEARFRDVEEGVLDELTQGPACVLSTGGGSVLRPTNRLHLRERGQVVYLRSTPEEVYRRLRHDRNRPLLQVADPLQRLRDLYDVRDPLYRETAHYVVETGRPSVSTLVNMIMMQLDMAGISGGSQPGGS; encoded by the coding sequence GTGCAGGCCCATGCTCTGATCTCGTTGGTTGGTTTGCCCGGGTCTGGCAAATCGACCATCGGCCGGCAGCTCGCCCGCCGTCTGGCACTTCCCTTCTTTGATTCTGACCTCGTGATCGAACAGCGTCTGGGTTGTTCGATTCGTGAGTTTTTCGAACGAGAGGGCGAGGCTCGTTTTCGGGATGTGGAAGAGGGGGTGCTGGACGAGTTGACCCAAGGTCCGGCCTGCGTGTTGTCCACCGGTGGTGGTTCGGTTCTGAGGCCGACGAACCGGTTGCATCTTCGGGAAAGAGGGCAAGTCGTGTATTTGCGGTCAACTCCTGAAGAGGTTTATCGACGGCTGCGGCACGATCGAAACCGTCCATTGCTGCAGGTCGCGGACCCGTTGCAACGCTTGCGCGACTTGTATGACGTGCGTGATCCCTTGTATCGGGAAACGGCGCACTACGTGGTCGAAACTGGGCGTCCCTCAGTTTCGACACTGGTCAACATGATCATGATGCAGCTGGATATGGCGGGAATATCCGGTGGATCGCAGCCCGGCGGAAGCTAG
- the aroB gene encoding 3-dehydroquinate synthase encodes MQHQTSSSSSEHVQIHLGDRSYSIVIGAGLLDLPSSYEGLPSAVSAVIVTNETVAPLYLSRLQAALASHFDTIHVVTLPDGEAFKTWESLNLIFDALLRHGCDRKTVLFALGGGVIGDMTGFAAASYMRGVPFVQVPTTLLAQVDSSVGGKTAINHPMGKNMIGAFYQPQRVICDLETLNTLPPRELSAGLAEVIKYGPIADMAFLEWMEAHVAELLARDPSTMAYAVRRSCEIKADVVGQDERESGLRAILNFGHTFGHAIEAGMGYGRWLHGEAVGCGMVMAARLSQRLGLVDEGFVLRLTRLIERVGLPVVAPVLDAADNAGRYLALMRVDKKSEAGEIKFVLINGAGQALVQSAPDHVVAEVIETSCRA; translated from the coding sequence ATGCAGCATCAGACATCCTCATCTTCAAGCGAGCACGTCCAGATTCATCTGGGTGATCGCAGCTACAGCATTGTGATTGGTGCCGGGCTGCTGGACCTTCCCTCAAGCTATGAGGGGCTGCCGTCGGCAGTCAGCGCTGTCATCGTGACGAATGAGACGGTGGCGCCGCTCTATCTGTCCCGCTTGCAGGCAGCGTTGGCTTCCCACTTCGACACCATACACGTGGTAACCCTGCCCGATGGGGAGGCCTTCAAGACCTGGGAGTCGCTCAACCTCATTTTTGATGCCCTGTTGCGCCATGGTTGTGATCGCAAGACTGTCCTGTTTGCGCTTGGAGGTGGTGTGATTGGCGACATGACCGGGTTCGCGGCAGCGAGCTATATGCGGGGTGTGCCATTCGTGCAGGTGCCGACCACCTTGTTGGCGCAGGTGGATTCGTCGGTGGGGGGCAAGACCGCCATCAACCACCCAATGGGCAAGAACATGATTGGGGCCTTCTACCAGCCACAACGGGTCATCTGCGATCTGGAGACGCTCAATACGCTGCCACCGCGTGAACTCAGCGCCGGGTTGGCCGAGGTCATCAAATACGGCCCGATCGCTGACATGGCCTTCCTGGAGTGGATGGAGGCCCATGTGGCCGAGCTGCTCGCCCGGGACCCTTCAACCATGGCTTACGCGGTGCGGCGCAGTTGCGAGATCAAGGCCGATGTGGTGGGTCAGGATGAGCGCGAATCGGGCCTGCGGGCCATTCTCAATTTCGGACACACCTTTGGACATGCCATCGAGGCGGGCATGGGCTATGGGCGGTGGCTGCATGGCGAGGCGGTGGGTTGCGGCATGGTGATGGCGGCCCGGCTTTCGCAGCGTCTGGGGCTGGTGGATGAAGGCTTCGTGCTGCGACTGACGCGCTTGATCGAACGCGTGGGTCTGCCGGTGGTGGCGCCGGTGCTGGATGCGGCCGACAACGCCGGCCGTTACCTGGCTTTGATGCGGGTGGACAAGAAGTCCGAGGCGGGGGAAATCAAGTTCGTTCTCATCAATGGGGCCGGGCAAGCCCTGGTGCAAAGCGCACCCGACCACGTGGTGGCCGAGGTGATTGAAACGAGCTGCCGCGCATGA